Sequence from the Equus quagga isolate Etosha38 chromosome 15, UCLA_HA_Equagga_1.0, whole genome shotgun sequence genome:
CCCCACCTTGGCTGCCGCGTGGGCAGTGGCGCTGAAGTCGTGCACAGGCAGGGTGCTCAGCCACTGGGCCATGGACCGCTCGTGCCGCTCGGTGCTGACGATGGCAGGGTAGATGTGCTGCTCCTTGAACGCGGCGACCTCCGCCTCCTCCTGCGCCCAGTCCAGCGGCTCGTGCAGCCCGTCGTTGCCGAAGCGCTGGTTGTACTTCTCGAAGTGCACCCGCTCCAGGACGAGGCCGAGCCCCGGGGCCTTGGGCACGTCCACCTTCGCCTCCCCCCAGCTGCGCGCCAGCACGCTCTCGGGGGCGTAGCCCTTGACGATGGCCACCACCAGGCCGACCATCTTCCTGATCTGGTGCGTCATGAAGCTCTGCCCCTTCACCTTGATCACTGCAAACTCCATGCCCTCCCGCACGAAGGGCTCCTCGCAGTACATGTCCAGGATGTAGCGCTGGGCGCTGGGCTCCCGGGGCCCCTTCTGCGAGGTGAAGTTGTGGAAGTTGTGGGTGCCCTTGTAGCAGGCCAGGAGCCTGTTCACGCTCTGCAGCGTCTCTGCTGTCAGCCGGTAGGTCTCGTCCTGCACGTCACGGTCCTTGTGGGCAAAGGCGAACGTGGGCAGCATGTAGAAGTAGGTCCTGGCGTCACATTTGTTCTTGGAGTTGAAGCCGCCCGTGACTCTCTTCAGTCCTTGGGGAGAAGAGGTAAATGAAGAGGAGCGTGGCTAAGGCAACGGGCGCCCGGACCAGGGCTGAGCACGGCGGCTCGCCTCCCACGGGCGGACAGGTCCCGGCGAGACTGGCTTTCTGTACTGAACCCTAAACCCTCAGATGCGCGATCTCAGAGCTAAACAAATCAACACAACAAAAACGTCAGTGTTTGTTAAAGCCCAGGGTTGGCCTAGGCGCGGGGAGGTCCTGCTCTCGCCCTGCGCTGACTCGGACACGAACTACTCCAGCTCTGCACACAGACTGAACCATGCTGGGCACCAGGCGTGCAACAATGACCCAGAACCCACTCGTCAGAAGTTATTCTGCAGGTGAGGCCAGAGGCAGCAGcatgacaacagcaaaaaaactcGAAACTCAGAAAGTCCAGCAATAGGAAAATGATCAAATGTATTCTGGAATATTCATAGGATGAACTAAGGGGCAGCCCCTGAAGATCAGGAAGCAAGTCTCCAGGAGCCGAGGCTGCGTCTCCTCCGAGACGCCCAGCGCCCTGAGGGCTAACAGCACccacaggtgctcaataaatatttgactattaagtggaaaaataaaaaaggcaaaatgaagaacCATATGCAGGGGAATTCCATgtgtgagaaaaacagaaacgCATGTATGTGCATTTGTATGGAAAATTTCTGGACGAACAGCAGGAACTGCGAGCGGGTACTGTTTCCAGGAGCCGGGAACAAAGACCCGCTCTCCTCGTCCCTGGACACACACTGTGTCGCGAGTCTTCTCGCGAGGGCAGCTGCAGTCGTAACCCTGGGGCCGGTCCCCCTGCTCACAAGGGCTCCACTTCACCCGGAGTCTGACGGAAAACTCCACTTGGGTTTCATGTTTTCAATGGTCGACTGGAGCCCAGGCCGCaccaccccagccctggggctgctgGGTCACAGCAGCCTCGATCTTGGGAGCAACCACACCGCGGTCCTTGTTCTTGTGTGTCCACTGTCGAGTCTGACTTTGGGGTAATTTTAGTTCGGCTGAGAACCAGTTTCATCGAGCCTGAGCCCTGCGAGCACACGTCACACATACTGCTTCAGCGGTGCAGGACTAACTGCCCTGAGCGGCTGCCAGACAAGCATGTCCCTGGCGGCGACGAGGGCGAGTGCGGTGCCGTGCCACGCTCTGCAAGCTGCGCTCATCGTGAAACAGGTGTGTATGGGGTGTGGTATTGTTTTAGCAAATCTGAGGAACAATCTGTGGAACACATTAAAATGTGTCCCATGGGAACGAACATAAGAGGCATCAAATGGGACTTCAAGAGAATCCACTCCAGGAGGAGCTTCTCAGGAGGGAATTTGCATCACGAGGCAGAGAAAGACGACgacatgataaaaataaaactgtactgcgtgaaaaataaactcaagagtGGGCAAAGCAACCAACAAGGGTTACTGACTCTGCattaagaattgttttttaatgtacagtgacagaaagcaggtcagtggCTGCCTGGTGAGGACTGGGGCAGGCGGACAGTTCCCATCTTCTGGGGTGACGGAGAGGCTCACTGTCTTGACTGGGGTGGTTTCAGAGATGTACACACATATCAAAGCTCTTTAACTGTATAGTGAAATATGTGGTtgattatatgtcaattatacttcaattttaaaaagtagttaaggggccggcccggtgcccgagtggttaagtttgcgcgctccgcttcggtggcccagggtttcgctggttcagatcctgggtgcagacatggcaccactcgtcaggccacgttgaggtggcatcccacatgccacaactagaaggatccacaactaaaatatacaactatgtactgggggctttgggagagaaaaagcagaagaaaaaaaaataaaaagtacttaaaaaatgttttaaattggctgcgtaaagaaaaaataataacaacatagtagtggtttataacatacatagaataaaatacaCATCCACAACAGCACAAAGGCCGAGAGGGGAGAGATGCAACTGTGCTGTTGTGGTTTTAGACCGTGCACGACAGGGTGCGGCTTCACTGAAGCACACTGTGCTAAGCCAGACATGGATGCTCCAACCCAGCACTGGCAAACCAGGGCCAGAACTACGAATGCTTCTGTACAGTCTGTGAGCTAAGATGCTGAAGACTGAAAgggtggtttaaaaaatatatatgggagccggcccggtggcacagcagttaagtgcacacgtgctgcttcagcggcctagtgttcgccggttcggatcccagatgcagacacggcaccacttggcaagccatgctgtggtaggggtcccacatacacagcagagggagatgggcacggatgttagctcagggccaggcttcctcagcaaaaagaggaggattggcaggagttagctcggggctaatcttcctcaaaataaattaaagatatatatatatgtaacagaAATCATAATCTGTGCGGCCACAAAGTCCAAAATATTTGACTGCCTGGCCCTCTACAGAAAAAGTTGCCAACCCTTGCTTTAAACCCTGAAGCAATCACTAAAAAACCACAGCAAGTTACAGCTACCAAGGCAACCAGGGTGATAtattaaatggaatttaaaaatttatcaattaatccaaaagaaggcagaaaaagaagagagggaaacaaATAACAGCTGggacaaagagaaatagatggcAAGATCTCCACCAGCCATCCTAACAGCACATTAAACATAAATGGCATACACACGCCACTTTTTAAGGCAGAGGGAGTcagactggatttaaaaaaagaaaacagacctAAACATCCCATTTATCAAGCTTGATAGAAAAGGGAATAATCAGCTGTTTTAAGGTTCCCAAATCTGGACTTCTATCCCCACTGTGCGGTTAACACACGGCTGGTGGAGCACCAAGGTGCTGTAATCCAGGGACTTTCTGAGTCTGCCTGTCTAGCTGTGCCCACTTCTGAAGGAGGTGGAAATACTGAACTCTTCGAGCAGATGACTCACAACCACTCCTTCCAACTGCTAAGCAACCACTCTGTTGTCTTAACTGCACCGGAGAAACTTGGTGCAAGAGCTTTCGTGTCTCTGTAAGCCCAGCCACCGCCCGGCGTGCTTACCCAGTATCCGAATGTGAGACGGAAGATGGCTGTTGATCTTCTCCAAAATGTCGTCAATCAGCCACACCTTCAGGGACACGACCTGGCCAGCTGCGGATACACCCTGCAACGGAAGCAGAACGGGCGGGAGGGGCCAGCTGGGCCTTATTCTTCAAGCACAACATTCTGCAAGCTGATCTTTTAAACAGAAGGACCACGTGAACATTACATCTTTTCACGGAGGAATTCTGCTTTTAGAAATGCATCCGAAGGGAATGAGCAGGCAGAAGAACAAGGCTCCAAATACCAAGGGGGTGAGTGCAGCACAACTTACAAAATACTACAGATGACTGCAAAGCCCAACAAAACTTAAACTAGGGAACAAACATGATATTAtgcagagaggaaataaaacccCACCTGAGATGTGAGTCTCAGCaacttagggaaaaaagaaaatgcaactgaGACGAGAGAACTACGAGGCAAAGCAAGGAAGAGATTACCAGCTAAGGCACAACAGTAGTCACCCGTGGGGCGGCGGGGCAGTGACCTGGACAGGGCTGGGCTGCTGGTCACACAGGTAAAACAATCAAGCTCCACAGTGACGGGGAGCACATGCTACCATTTGTATGTGACACCTTTTTTCTAAAAGCAAGTTTGCATAGAAGTCCAGACGGTAGTAACTcgcagggagaggaagaagtgtgATTTGGAAGTGGATGAGGGCCCCTGGGGTTCAGGCAGAGCCCTATGCTGACCTGGGTCAGGGCTACCCTGGAGTCCGCCTTAGAACCACTCACACGGATGTTATAAGCACCTTCCTGTGTGCTATCGTCACAGATtctagaaagatttaaaaaataaatgcaaagaaaatagaCTATATCGTAGCACATGTAATATTCCTGCCAAAAAACTTGATCTGAATCTAGTCGTGAGGAGAATCAGATAAATGCAGATTGAGGGCATTCTTCAAAACAACTGGCCTAAACTGTCCAAATACATCACATCaggaaggacagaaaggagaCGACGAGACTGTTTGAGTAAAGGAAGCTCAAAAGACATGacgggggccggctccatggcgagtggttaaattctcgcgctccacttcgggggcccagggtttcgccggtttggatcctgggcgcagacatggctcCACGtggcaagccacactgaggcagcatcccacatgccacaactagaaggacccacaactaaaaatacacaactatgtaccagggggctttggagagaaaaaaggaaaaataaaaaatcttttttttttttttcctgaggaagattagccctgagctaatgtctgctgccaatcctcctctttttgctgaggaagactggccctgagctaacatccgtgcccatcttcctctactttatacatgggacgcctaccacagcacggtgtgccaagcggtgccatgtctgcacccgggatcccaaccggtgaaccctgggccaccgaagtggaagacgcacacttaactgctgtgccaccgggacggccccaaaataaaaaatcttaaaaaagaaaatggtatcaTGTGAATGCTGAATTTCCAGGGTGACAGTTACACTGAGGGGTCAGCGACGCCGCTGTCCCTGGGAGACTCACGCTGATGTTTCAGGTCAAAGGTGATGATGCGACTTACTTTTGAAGGGTCCTGTTTAacttaaaggaaaacaaggaggtagataaatacagagataaataCAGCAAAACTTTACTGCTGCTGAAGCTGGGGGAGTCTCTGGGCATTCACTGCGTTGTTGCTGAGACCTCTGAAGGTCTGAAAGTTTTCCAAACAAAAAATTGGAGATGGGgtcggctccatggctgagtggttgggttcacgcactccgcttcagtggcccagggtttcgctggttcaaatcctgggcgtggacatggcaccgctcattgggccatgctggggtggcatgccacatgccacaaccagaaggacccacaactaaaaatacacaactatgtatcagggttctttggggagaaaaaggaaaaattttttaaaatccttaaaaaaaaaattgaagaaattaaaaaaaagaaagacaaaatataaacTGGTGAGACATTACACAGGCCAAATTCACCGCCCCCAGACCCACAGCCTCCTCTGCAGAGGCATCTGGTGGCTACTTAGTGCCCGAGACGAGCTGCTCTGACACGAGAGGTGCTGTTAGTGGGAAACAGAcagcagatttcaaagacttagtacaaaaaaggaatggaaacatGTCTCAGTGCTAATCTTTCTGTAtggattacatgttgaaatgagaaTACTCTGGACATACTGGTGGGGATGGGGGTTATAGCTAAAGGGATGATGAGAATGTTCCCAGATTGACTGTGTGATGGCTACACAACTCTGCAAATACACTAGAATCTGtcgaattgtacactttattcacttatttatttatttgctgagaaagatttgccctgagctaacatccgtgccaatcttcctctatttttcagtatgtggactgccagcacagcatggccgctgacagagtggtgtgggtctgcccccgggaaccaaacccaggctactgaagtggagtgcactgaacttaaccactaggccactggggctggcccccaaattgtacactttaaatgggcaaATTGTATGGGAgtggattatatctcaataaaactaatttttttttaatctaaaacaaaaactaacaaaacGTGATCATTTGTTCGTTACAGGGGCTGGATGCCTGGTGTTGTGATGTTAGTGTCAAAGGTTCTACTTCTTTAGGTTTCCCAAAATGTACAAACGAAAACATATTAGAATACAACCACCTCTAAAGcgatggaaattaaaataaatgctagCACCATATTTTGAAATGCTCTCTTTATTAGGTCAGGTAAACGTTtactttccttctgccttgaaAACAACCAGAGAGCTATAAatggaagaattaaaaagaaaaggaggggcgggcccagtggcacaggggttaagttcacacactttgcttcggtggcccagggtctcacaggTTCGAATGCCAGGCGCGCACCTACATGCCGCTCATCAGTCCACGCTGTGATGGCGactcacatatgaaatagaggaagactgccactcagggtgactcttcctcaagcaaaaaggggaagattggcaacgatgttagctcagggacaatcttcctcaaaaaggaaaaaaaaaaagaaaaagaaaatgaaaaccatgaa
This genomic interval carries:
- the PUS1 gene encoding pseudouridylate synthase 1 homolog isoform X1; translation: MGVPSLRAAAGALSRACGWWSPRLGPRLLRSPPMAGNVQAPAPVGVRLQQDRKARGGWQGGARIWEETEQQAKKLKSSGDEDGKQHRKLPKRKIVLLMAYSGKGYHGMQRNVGSSQFKTIEDDLVSALVRSGCIPENHGEDMRKMSFQRCARTDKGVSAAGQVVSLKVWLIDDILEKINSHLPSHIRILGLKRVTGGFNSKNKCDARTYFYMLPTFAFAHKDRDVQDETYRLTAETLQSVNRLLACYKGTHNFHNFTSQKGPREPSAQRYILDMYCEEPFVREGMEFAVIKVKGQSFMTHQIRKMVGLVVAIVKGYAPESVLARSWGEAKVDVPKAPGLGLVLERVHFEKYNQRFGNDGLHEPLDWAQEEAEVAAFKEQHIYPAIVSTERHERSMAQWLSTLPVHDFSATAHAAAKVPSPLEGSEGDGDSD
- the PUS1 gene encoding pseudouridylate synthase 1 homolog isoform X2, whose amino-acid sequence is MAGNVQAPAPVGVRLQQDRKARGGWQGGARIWEETEQQAKKLKSSGDEDGKQHRKLPKRKIVLLMAYSGKGYHGMQRNVGSSQFKTIEDDLVSALVRSGCIPENHGEDMRKMSFQRCARTDKGVSAAGQVVSLKVWLIDDILEKINSHLPSHIRILGLKRVTGGFNSKNKCDARTYFYMLPTFAFAHKDRDVQDETYRLTAETLQSVNRLLACYKGTHNFHNFTSQKGPREPSAQRYILDMYCEEPFVREGMEFAVIKVKGQSFMTHQIRKMVGLVVAIVKGYAPESVLARSWGEAKVDVPKAPGLGLVLERVHFEKYNQRFGNDGLHEPLDWAQEEAEVAAFKEQHIYPAIVSTERHERSMAQWLSTLPVHDFSATAHAAAKVPSPLEGSEGDGDSD